The Mauremys mutica isolate MM-2020 ecotype Southern chromosome 1, ASM2049712v1, whole genome shotgun sequence genome has a segment encoding these proteins:
- the NINJ2 gene encoding ninjurin-2, with the protein MASEGEIINLQAGNPGSRRDNPININHYATKKSVAESMLDVALFMANVTQLKAVLEQGVSFQYYATLISLISISLFFQVVIGILLIIIARLNLNDVSKQHRLNVLNNTATALIFITVILNIFITGFGVQKTGLYPTRRRY; encoded by the exons GCGGGGAATCCTGGCTCAAGGAGGGACAATCCAATCAACATCAACCACTATGCAACTAAGAAGAGTGTGGCAGAAAGTATGCTGGATGTGGCGCTGTTCATGGCCAATGTCACACAACTCAAAGcagtgctggagcagggggtttcATTCCAGTATTATGCCACCCTGATATCGCTCATCAGCATCTCTCTCTTCTTCCAGGTGGTGATTGGAATTCTTCTTATCATCATTG CTCGGCTGAACCTGAATGATGTGTCAAAGCAGCATCGCCTGAACGTGCTCAATAACACTGCCACGGCTCTGATCTTCATCACTGTCATCCTCAACATCTTCATCACTGGCTTTGGCGTGCAGAAGACTGGTCTCTACCCTACCAGGAGACGTTACTGA